One Polycladomyces zharkentensis genomic region harbors:
- a CDS encoding prephenate dehydrogenase: MNQGKVTVIGIGLIGGSLALCIKERTGCTVCGCDVSERSLELARASGVIDEGTTDMAKAVKDADFLFLAVPVGLITRLLVQLREMPLKPGCIVSDVGSTKGEVVRYGRELSRIGVTFIGGHPMAGSHRSGVEAADPLLFENAYYILTPTPETPLVDVQRLSRLLQVATRAQLVIMDPDHHDRVVGAISHLPHVIAAGLVNQVGRYNEENEWFHRLAAGGFRDLTRIAASHPVMWRDILMSNRQMMLSLMDDWLEEMQRFRRAIEAGDAQEVEALFDRARRLRERLPERKKGILLRPYECYVNVPDRPGMIGEVATLLGKHGINLSNIGVMENREEEAGVLRLSFRTEEDLTQAVAVLKQADYTVIE; encoded by the coding sequence TTGAATCAAGGGAAAGTGACGGTTATCGGGATCGGTCTGATCGGCGGGTCCCTTGCTTTGTGCATCAAGGAGCGGACGGGGTGCACGGTTTGCGGCTGTGACGTTTCCGAGCGTTCGTTGGAATTGGCCCGCGCCTCCGGCGTCATTGATGAAGGAACCACGGATATGGCGAAAGCGGTCAAAGATGCCGATTTTCTGTTTTTGGCGGTTCCCGTCGGGCTGATTACCCGTCTGTTGGTACAATTGCGGGAAATGCCGCTCAAACCGGGATGCATCGTTTCGGATGTCGGCAGCACCAAAGGGGAGGTCGTCCGGTACGGCCGGGAGCTGAGCCGGATCGGTGTCACTTTCATCGGCGGGCATCCGATGGCCGGTTCTCACCGTTCCGGCGTGGAAGCGGCTGATCCGTTGCTGTTTGAAAATGCGTATTACATATTGACGCCGACGCCGGAAACACCGTTGGTGGATGTGCAAAGGTTGAGCCGTTTGTTGCAGGTGGCCACTCGTGCTCAGTTGGTGATCATGGACCCGGATCATCATGACCGGGTCGTGGGGGCGATCAGTCATTTGCCGCATGTGATCGCGGCCGGCTTGGTTAACCAGGTGGGGCGCTACAATGAGGAGAATGAGTGGTTCCACCGGTTGGCGGCGGGCGGTTTCCGGGATTTGACGCGCATTGCCGCCAGTCATCCCGTGATGTGGCGGGATATTCTGATGAGCAATCGCCAGATGATGTTGTCGTTGATGGACGACTGGTTGGAGGAGATGCAGCGGTTCCGCCGGGCGATTGAAGCGGGTGATGCGCAGGAAGTGGAGGCGCTGTTCGACCGGGCGAGACGTCTGCGCGAGCGGTTGCCTGAGAGGAAAAAAGGCATCCTGCTGCGACCCTATGAATGCTATGTAAACGTCCCCGACCGTCCGGGAATGATCGGGGAAGTGGCGACGCTTTTGGGGAAGCATGGCATCAACTTGAGCAACATCGGTGTAATGGAAAACCGC
- the hisC gene encoding histidinol-phosphate transaminase, translating into MKPKAAIRGLPVYQPGKPLEEVKRELGLKEVIKLASNENPFGCSPAVWESLATEREFFAMYPEGAAPDLRRELALHLGVDEARLIFGNGSDEVVQMLARAYLEPGTESVMADRTFPRYWTLTRMEGATPVEVPLVDGTHDLEAMASAVNERTRIVWICNPNNPTGTIVDRDELVRFLDRMPEHVLVVVDEAYYEYVTDPAYPDTISLLDRYPQLFVLRTFSKIYGLAAFRIGYGIGHPDVVTELDRVREPFNVNRLAQRAARAALADQAFVERCRRLNREGVETISRQLHEWGLSHFPSHGNFVLLDTGKPADEVFQSLLKQGIIVRSGQALGYPTHIRVTVGSPEQNARFLDALAVSLGRQRNEVR; encoded by the coding sequence ATGAAACCGAAAGCAGCCATTCGCGGTTTGCCTGTGTACCAACCGGGCAAACCGCTTGAAGAAGTAAAGCGTGAGCTGGGACTCAAAGAAGTGATCAAGCTGGCTTCCAATGAAAATCCGTTCGGTTGTTCGCCGGCGGTGTGGGAATCGTTGGCCACCGAACGGGAATTTTTTGCCATGTATCCGGAAGGGGCGGCACCCGATTTGCGTCGGGAACTGGCTCTTCATCTCGGTGTGGACGAAGCGCGCCTGATTTTCGGAAACGGTTCGGACGAAGTCGTCCAGATGTTGGCCCGTGCCTACCTGGAACCGGGGACCGAGTCGGTGATGGCGGATCGGACGTTTCCGCGATACTGGACATTGACGCGGATGGAGGGCGCCACACCGGTGGAAGTGCCGTTGGTTGACGGCACACATGATTTGGAGGCGATGGCGTCGGCCGTGAACGAACGGACGCGCATCGTGTGGATTTGCAATCCCAACAATCCGACGGGCACGATTGTGGATCGGGACGAATTGGTCCGTTTTCTCGATCGGATGCCGGAGCATGTGCTGGTTGTGGTGGATGAGGCTTATTATGAATATGTGACCGATCCCGCCTACCCGGATACAATTTCTCTTTTGGATCGCTATCCGCAGTTGTTTGTTCTGCGCACGTTTTCCAAGATCTACGGGTTGGCCGCTTTCCGAATCGGGTACGGCATCGGTCACCCGGACGTCGTGACGGAGCTGGATCGTGTTCGCGAACCGTTCAACGTCAACCGTCTGGCGCAACGGGCTGCCCGTGCTGCATTGGCGGACCAAGCGTTCGTGGAGCGTTGCCGCCGTCTCAATCGCGAAGGGGTGGAGACGATCAGCCGCCAGTTGCACGAATGGGGATTGTCCCATTTCCCTTCCCACGGTAATTTTGTGTTGCTGGATACGGGCAAGCCGGCTGACGAAGTGTTTCAATCGCTTTTGAAACAAGGCATTATCGTCCGTTCCGGACAGGCGCTTGGCTATCCGACGCACATCCGGGTCACGGTCGGCTCACCTGAACAAAACGCCCGCTTCTTGGACGCATTGGCCGTCAGTCTGGGCAGGCAAAGGAACGAAGTCCGTTGA
- the trpA gene encoding tryptophan synthase subunit alpha: MTVIEQALRKPSEVRLIPFLVAGDPDPETTLDLLRLLDEEGVAVVELGVPYSDPLADGPVIQEAATRALSHGMNLSRVLALAKTAREQGVRVPLVLFSYVNPLIQMGFDRFAKTAREAGIDGVIVPDLPVEENEALRTACADHGLDAIPLVAPTSRERVRMIAGQAQGFVYCVSSLGTTGVRDGFSRDVDAFLEEVRRVSPVPTAIGFGISRPEHVRRFSRHADAVVVGSALVRLIGERREALQNPAKREQALAEIRAFVRELKTE, translated from the coding sequence ATGACGGTCATCGAACAAGCGTTGCGGAAACCGTCGGAAGTCCGGCTGATTCCGTTTTTGGTGGCGGGAGATCCCGATCCGGAAACGACCCTGGATCTGCTCCGCCTGTTGGACGAAGAAGGGGTGGCCGTGGTCGAATTGGGTGTACCGTATTCCGATCCGTTGGCCGATGGTCCGGTGATTCAGGAAGCGGCCACCCGGGCGTTGTCCCATGGAATGAATCTGTCCCGTGTGTTGGCGTTGGCCAAAACGGCGCGTGAGCAGGGGGTGCGCGTTCCATTGGTTTTGTTCTCTTATGTGAATCCTTTGATACAGATGGGTTTTGACCGGTTTGCGAAAACGGCTCGCGAGGCGGGGATCGACGGGGTGATCGTTCCTGATTTGCCGGTGGAGGAAAACGAAGCATTGCGTACTGCTTGTGCCGATCACGGTTTGGATGCGATTCCGCTGGTGGCGCCGACGTCGCGGGAGCGGGTCCGGATGATCGCCGGGCAGGCGCAGGGATTCGTCTATTGTGTCTCTTCACTGGGAACGACTGGGGTGCGGGACGGATTTTCACGGGATGTGGACGCATTTTTGGAAGAAGTCCGGCGTGTCAGTCCGGTTCCCACTGCGATCGGCTTCGGCATTTCGCGTCCGGAACACGTCCGCCGTTTTTCCCGCCATGCTGATGCCGTTGTCGTGGGCAGCGCGTTGGTGCGCTTGATCGGCGAACGCCGGGAAGCCCTGCAAAATCCCGCCAAACGGGAACAAGCGCTCGCCGAGATCCGGGCATTTGTCAGGGAGCTGAAAACAGAGTAA
- the trpB gene encoding tryptophan synthase subunit beta, with protein MKTQLPLETQVDQNGRYGRFGGRFVPETLMYALNELESAFREAIADPAFHEELRTLLEEYSGRPTPLTYAQRLTEYVGGARLFLKREDLNHTGAHKINNTLGQALLAKRMGKKKLIAETGAGQHGVASATVAALLGMECKVFMGEEDVRRQQLNVFRMELLGAEVVPVRSGTRTLKDATSEAIRHWVTHVEDTFYMIGSVVGPHPYPEMVRTFQRVIGDEARAQFLYREHRLPDHVVACVGGGSNAIGMFAAFLADRDVQLHGVEAAGHGLSTGRHAATLSKGKPGVLHGSFSYLLQDEHGQVIPAHSISAGLDYPGVGPEHAHLKESGRVRYTSVTDEEALDAVRLLCRTEGILPALESAHAVAEAVRLARTLPREQTVLICLSGRGDKDVETIRAEEAKRR; from the coding sequence GTGAAAACCCAACTCCCATTGGAAACCCAAGTTGATCAAAACGGCAGATACGGCCGGTTCGGGGGTCGTTTTGTCCCTGAGACTTTGATGTACGCGTTGAACGAGCTGGAATCGGCGTTTCGGGAAGCGATCGCCGACCCCGCATTTCACGAGGAATTGCGGACCCTGTTGGAAGAGTACTCCGGCCGTCCCACACCGCTGACGTACGCCCAGCGGTTGACGGAATACGTGGGCGGCGCCCGGCTGTTTTTGAAACGGGAGGATTTGAACCACACAGGCGCACACAAAATCAACAATACGTTGGGACAGGCACTTTTGGCCAAACGGATGGGGAAAAAGAAACTGATTGCCGAGACCGGAGCCGGTCAACACGGTGTGGCGTCAGCGACGGTAGCCGCCCTGTTGGGGATGGAATGCAAGGTATTCATGGGAGAAGAAGATGTCCGCAGACAACAGTTGAACGTGTTCCGCATGGAATTGTTGGGGGCGGAAGTGGTGCCGGTCCGGTCAGGGACCCGGACGCTCAAGGACGCCACCAGTGAAGCGATCCGTCATTGGGTGACACACGTGGAAGACACGTTTTACATGATCGGTTCGGTGGTGGGGCCGCATCCGTACCCGGAGATGGTGCGCACATTCCAGCGTGTGATCGGCGATGAAGCGAGGGCGCAGTTTTTGTACCGCGAACACCGCCTCCCCGACCATGTGGTGGCCTGTGTCGGCGGCGGGAGCAACGCGATCGGCATGTTTGCGGCGTTTTTGGCGGATCGCGATGTGCAACTGCACGGGGTGGAAGCGGCCGGTCACGGCCTGTCCACCGGCCGGCATGCGGCGACGTTGTCCAAAGGGAAGCCGGGTGTGTTGCACGGTTCGTTCAGTTATTTGCTACAGGATGAACATGGCCAGGTGATACCGGCGCACTCGATCTCCGCCGGTCTGGACTATCCCGGTGTGGGACCGGAACATGCCCATCTGAAGGAGTCCGGGCGGGTCCGCTATACTTCGGTCACGGACGAAGAAGCGTTGGACGCGGTTCGCCTGCTCTGCCGGACGGAAGGCATCCTGCCCGCGCTGGAGTCGGCGCATGCGGTGGCGGAGGCAGTGCGTCTGGCCCGTACGTTGCCTCGGGAGCAGACGGTGTTGATTTGTTTGTCGGGGCGCGGGGACAAAGACGTGGAGACGATTCGGGCGGAGGAGGCGAAACGGCGATGA
- a CDS encoding phosphoribosylanthranilate isomerase: MRTAVKICGLQTEADAETLHGLDVDAAGVILVPGRKRTVPESRLPRLLAALPPSVKAVAVLQNASFPEAERWLKRYSFSAVQLHGDESPAYCRRIKEACGVDVIKAFSVVPDGPLPDPDAYAQWIDTALFDSAGGGSGRPFSWERIPEIRSMWRETPCDVWVAGGLTPDNVGQLVTAYRPDGVDVSSGVETNGRKDPEKIQAFVERVRAGENPTPIGNPS, encoded by the coding sequence GTGCGAACAGCGGTGAAAATCTGCGGCTTGCAAACGGAAGCGGATGCCGAGACGCTTCACGGTTTGGATGTGGATGCGGCCGGTGTCATCCTCGTTCCGGGGCGTAAGCGTACCGTGCCGGAATCGCGGTTACCCCGTTTGTTGGCCGCGCTGCCTCCGTCTGTCAAAGCGGTGGCCGTGTTGCAAAACGCGTCGTTTCCAGAAGCAGAACGATGGTTGAAACGGTATTCGTTTTCCGCCGTCCAGTTGCACGGTGACGAATCCCCTGCATATTGTCGCCGGATCAAAGAAGCATGCGGAGTGGACGTGATCAAGGCGTTTTCCGTTGTTCCGGACGGTCCCTTGCCTGACCCGGATGCCTATGCACAGTGGATTGATACGGCATTGTTCGACTCTGCCGGCGGCGGGTCGGGACGGCCGTTTTCCTGGGAACGGATTCCCGAAATCCGAAGCATGTGGCGGGAAACGCCGTGTGACGTATGGGTGGCGGGTGGTTTGACGCCGGACAATGTCGGCCAACTGGTCACCGCATATCGTCCTGACGGGGTGGACGTATCCAGCGGTGTGGAGACGAACGGAAGGAAAGACCCTGAAAAAATCCAGGCGTTTGTGGAAAGGGTGAGAGCCGGTGAAAACCCAACTCCCATTGGAAACCCAAGTTGA
- the trpC gene encoding indole-3-glycerol phosphate synthase TrpC, producing the protein MFLDKIVSVKREEVQRLKSRLTSEDAKRAERMPPVRSLAQAMKRKNGVPALIAEVKPASPSKGTIRETVDPVQIAAAYERGGAAAISVLTDETFFSGRADYLTAVKQTVHIPVLRKDFLLDESQVVESRLIGADAILLIAAILDEERIVALSRRAHELGLEVLIEVHREEELDRALAAKPDVLGVNNRDLHTFVTDLATTERLCPLLPDSIPVITESGIASPQDVARAAACGVDGMLVGESLMRQDDPESAVRALLTGAVSCEQR; encoded by the coding sequence GTGTTTCTTGACAAAATCGTATCGGTGAAACGGGAGGAAGTACAGCGGTTGAAAAGCCGCCTGACATCGGAAGATGCAAAACGGGCCGAACGTATGCCGCCAGTGCGATCGCTGGCGCAGGCCATGAAGCGGAAGAACGGTGTTCCGGCTTTGATCGCGGAGGTGAAGCCGGCTTCGCCTTCAAAGGGTACGATCCGGGAAACGGTCGATCCCGTTCAAATCGCAGCGGCATATGAACGGGGAGGTGCCGCAGCGATTTCGGTGTTGACCGACGAAACGTTTTTCAGCGGCCGGGCGGATTACCTGACCGCGGTGAAGCAAACGGTCCACATTCCGGTTCTGCGGAAGGATTTTTTGCTTGATGAAAGTCAAGTGGTGGAAAGCCGGTTGATCGGGGCCGACGCCATCCTTCTGATCGCGGCCATATTGGATGAGGAGCGCATCGTTGCGCTGTCCCGCAGGGCGCACGAACTGGGATTGGAAGTGTTGATAGAGGTACACCGGGAAGAGGAATTGGACCGGGCGCTGGCGGCAAAACCGGATGTATTGGGTGTCAACAACCGGGATCTGCACACGTTTGTGACGGATTTGGCCACCACGGAACGGTTATGCCCCTTGTTGCCCGATTCGATCCCCGTCATCACCGAAAGCGGCATCGCTTCACCGCAGGATGTGGCACGGGCGGCAGCTTGCGGCGTGGACGGGATGCTGGTGGGGGAATCCCTGATGCGTCAGGATGATCCGGAATCGGCGGTACGTGCGTTGCTGACGGGGGCGGTCTCGTGCGAACAGCGGTGA
- the trpD gene encoding anthranilate phosphoribosyltransferase — translation MPALLTRVVEGHDLSRDEARQVMDELMNGLWEPAQVAGLLTALRMKGETAEELAGMAESLRSRALRWEKPATDAVDTCGTGGDGGRTFNISTAAAILASACGVKVAKHGNRAVSSKSGSADVLEALGVQISTTPDAARAMLEQTGICFLYAPLYHQAMKHVMPARKALGFRTCFNLLGPLANPAGVRRQLVGVYDPDLTETVARVLLMLGIERAMVVAGMDGLDEISVSGPTRVSEVRDGRVRTYTITPEEMGLIPAPLAAVAGGDAQTSAGLIRRVLAGEPGAPRDIVLANAGAVLWVADRVDSLAEGVRMAARAIDEGAALRQLEEMVRFSVEVCSRVS, via the coding sequence ATGCCTGCTTTGTTGACCCGCGTTGTGGAAGGACACGATTTGTCACGTGACGAAGCCCGTCAAGTGATGGATGAATTGATGAACGGCTTGTGGGAGCCGGCGCAAGTGGCCGGTTTGCTGACCGCTTTGCGCATGAAGGGTGAAACGGCCGAAGAGTTGGCCGGAATGGCGGAGAGTCTCCGCAGTCGGGCGCTTCGCTGGGAGAAGCCTGCGACCGACGCCGTGGACACTTGCGGAACGGGCGGCGATGGCGGCCGTACGTTCAATATTTCCACCGCCGCCGCGATCCTTGCCTCCGCTTGCGGGGTAAAGGTGGCCAAACACGGCAACCGGGCTGTTTCATCCAAAAGCGGCAGTGCTGATGTGCTGGAAGCGTTGGGCGTGCAGATTTCCACCACACCCGATGCTGCACGCGCCATGTTGGAACAGACGGGGATTTGTTTTCTGTACGCGCCGTTGTATCACCAAGCGATGAAACATGTCATGCCGGCAAGAAAAGCCCTCGGATTTCGCACTTGTTTCAATCTGCTGGGTCCGCTGGCCAATCCGGCCGGGGTTCGTCGCCAATTGGTCGGCGTGTACGACCCTGATTTGACGGAAACGGTCGCCCGCGTATTGTTGATGTTGGGCATTGAGCGGGCCATGGTGGTGGCCGGGATGGACGGCCTGGACGAAATCTCCGTGTCCGGCCCCACACGGGTGAGCGAGGTACGAGACGGTCGTGTCCGCACGTATACCATCACACCCGAGGAAATGGGTTTGATCCCTGCACCGCTGGCAGCGGTGGCAGGCGGCGACGCACAAACCAGCGCCGGTTTGATCCGCCGGGTGCTCGCCGGCGAACCGGGGGCGCCGCGGGACATCGTGTTGGCCAATGCCGGAGCGGTGTTGTGGGTGGCGGATCGAGTTGACAGTCTGGCCGAAGGCGTGCGGATGGCTGCCCGTGCGATCGACGAAGGAGCGGCGTTGCGCCAGTTGGAGGAGATGGTTCGGTTTTCGGTGGAGGTGTGTTCGCGTGTTTCTTGA
- the aroH gene encoding chorismate mutase: MKVRGIRGATTVEKNEGEPILSATEELLREMIRRNQVTPEDIACVFVTMTTDLNAVFPTEAIRSIPGWEMVPLLCANEIPVPGSLPRCIRLLLLINTNRGQKEIEHVYLRGARSLRPDLAKNESLTPDGFSDTVMSKPS; the protein is encoded by the coding sequence ATGAAGGTGCGAGGCATTCGCGGCGCAACCACGGTGGAAAAAAATGAAGGGGAACCGATTTTGTCGGCGACGGAGGAATTGTTGCGGGAGATGATCCGGCGCAATCAGGTGACGCCGGAGGATATCGCTTGCGTGTTCGTTACGATGACCACCGATTTGAACGCGGTGTTTCCGACAGAGGCCATCCGATCCATTCCGGGATGGGAGATGGTTCCTTTACTGTGTGCCAATGAAATCCCGGTGCCGGGAAGTTTGCCGCGTTGTATTCGTCTGTTACTGCTGATCAATACGAATCGGGGTCAGAAGGAGATCGAACACGTATATTTGCGCGGTGCCCGGTCGCTTCGGCCGGATCTGGCGAAAAATGAGTCATTGACACCCGACGGATTCTCCGATACAGTGATGAGTAAGCCGAGTTGA
- the aroB gene encoding 3-dehydroquinate synthase, whose protein sequence is MRTLEVALGDRSYPIVVGSGLYADLPRWLQQRQITPAHSLLVVTDSSVAPHYGKRVLTPLESAGYRVRMIVVPAGEASKSLDQLSRLVEEAIRFGMDRDSAVLALGGGVVGDLAGFLAAVYMRGIRFVQLPTTLLAHDSSVGGKTGVNHSLGKNMIGAFHQPELVLFDVDTLATLPERELASGFAEVIKHALIADADFAMWLAQHHEALLQRDPALLTEAIVRGCAIKAQVVARDERESGLRAILNYGHTIGHALEAVTGYRRWTHGEAVAIGMVGEAILGELLGTARDVAGFTRRLLALYGLPVSLDEPLSDEELLTLMRRDKKARQGEYVFVLPKGIGTVEVKKGVEERVIREALRRLKEE, encoded by the coding sequence ATGCGCACGTTGGAAGTGGCGTTGGGCGATCGGTCCTATCCCATCGTGGTCGGTTCCGGTTTGTATGCGGATTTGCCCCGTTGGCTTCAACAGCGTCAAATCACGCCCGCACATTCACTGTTGGTCGTGACCGATTCCAGTGTGGCGCCGCATTACGGCAAACGCGTGCTGACACCGTTGGAGTCGGCCGGATACCGGGTTCGGATGATTGTGGTGCCGGCGGGTGAAGCTTCCAAAAGCCTGGATCAGTTGTCCCGGTTGGTGGAAGAAGCGATTCGCTTCGGCATGGATCGGGACAGCGCGGTGTTGGCGCTCGGCGGCGGAGTGGTCGGAGATTTGGCCGGGTTTTTGGCGGCCGTTTACATGCGTGGCATCCGGTTCGTGCAACTCCCCACGACACTGTTGGCTCACGACAGCAGTGTGGGCGGGAAAACGGGGGTCAACCATTCGCTGGGCAAAAATATGATCGGTGCGTTTCATCAGCCCGAATTGGTGTTGTTTGATGTGGATACACTCGCCACTTTGCCTGAACGGGAGTTGGCTTCCGGCTTTGCCGAGGTGATCAAACACGCACTGATTGCCGACGCGGATTTCGCGATGTGGCTGGCACAACATCATGAGGCGCTGTTGCAACGGGACCCGGCTCTGCTGACGGAAGCAATCGTGCGTGGATGCGCCATCAAAGCACAGGTGGTGGCCCGCGACGAACGCGAATCCGGTCTGCGCGCCATATTGAACTACGGTCACACCATCGGCCATGCGTTGGAGGCGGTGACAGGCTACCGTCGTTGGACGCATGGCGAGGCGGTGGCGATCGGAATGGTGGGAGAAGCGATCCTGGGAGAGCTGTTGGGGACGGCACGGGACGTGGCCGGGTTCACCCGGCGTCTGCTCGCGTTGTACGGTCTGCCCGTAAGTTTGGATGAACCGCTTTCCGATGAGGAATTGCTTACTCTGATGCGCAGGGACAAAAAAGCGCGACAAGGGGAATACGTATTTGTTTTGCCCAAGGGTATCGGTACGGTGGAAGTGAAAAAAGGAGTCGAGGAGCGTGTGATACGCGAAGCGTTGCGGCGGTTGAAGGAGGAATAA
- the aroC gene encoding chorismate synthase gives MRYLTAGESHGPQLTVIIEGLPSRMPFSKQKVDEQLARRQKGYGRGRRMQIESDQVQVLSGVRFGQTTGAPVTLVIENKDFQHWRKIMSLDPVPEEAEKRRVSRPRPGHADLNGAIKYNHRDMRDVLERSSARETAARVAAGAVARQLLEACGIRIAGHVVCIGGVTAQPMDLPLEECVARAEASPVRCLDPEAEKEMMRLIDEAKKEGDTLGGIVEVIVEGVPVGLGSHVHWDRKLDARIAQAIVSIQAFKGVEIGIGFEAARLKGSQVHDEIMWDESRGFYRRTNRLGGFEGGMTTGEPIVVRGVMKPIPTLYKPLRSVDIDSKEPFLASIERSDSCAVPAACVVAENVVAWEVARALTEKFSSDTMDELLDELKRYRERAAKF, from the coding sequence ATGAGGTATTTGACAGCGGGGGAATCGCACGGCCCCCAATTGACGGTGATTATCGAAGGACTGCCGAGCCGTATGCCGTTCTCCAAACAGAAAGTGGATGAACAACTGGCCCGGCGTCAAAAAGGATACGGACGCGGACGCCGGATGCAAATCGAGTCCGACCAAGTCCAGGTTCTCTCGGGCGTACGGTTCGGTCAAACGACCGGAGCGCCGGTCACGCTGGTGATCGAAAACAAGGACTTCCAGCATTGGCGGAAAATCATGAGCTTGGACCCCGTACCGGAAGAAGCGGAAAAACGGCGGGTCTCCCGGCCGCGCCCCGGACATGCGGATCTCAACGGTGCGATCAAATACAATCACCGGGACATGCGTGATGTGTTGGAACGTTCCAGCGCAAGGGAAACGGCAGCCCGGGTGGCCGCGGGAGCGGTGGCACGCCAGCTGTTGGAAGCGTGCGGCATTCGCATTGCCGGTCATGTGGTGTGCATTGGGGGAGTGACGGCTCAACCGATGGACTTGCCGCTGGAAGAATGTGTGGCACGTGCTGAGGCTTCTCCCGTCCGCTGTCTGGACCCGGAGGCGGAAAAGGAAATGATGCGCCTGATCGATGAGGCCAAGAAGGAAGGGGATACCCTGGGCGGCATCGTGGAAGTGATCGTCGAGGGCGTGCCGGTCGGTTTGGGATCGCACGTGCATTGGGACCGGAAGTTGGACGCGCGGATCGCCCAAGCGATCGTCAGCATCCAAGCGTTCAAGGGCGTGGAAATCGGCATCGGTTTTGAAGCGGCCCGGTTGAAAGGCTCCCAGGTTCATGACGAGATCATGTGGGATGAATCCCGCGGGTTTTACCGCCGGACCAACCGCCTTGGCGGATTCGAGGGCGGCATGACGACGGGCGAGCCGATTGTGGTACGCGGCGTGATGAAACCGATCCCGACGCTGTACAAACCGCTCAGGAGTGTGGACATCGACAGCAAGGAACCGTTCTTGGCCAGTATCGAGCGTTCCGACAGCTGTGCCGTGCCCGCCGCCTGCGTCGTGGCGGAAAATGTGGTGGCATGGGAAGTGGCCCGGGCATTGACCGAGAAATTTTCCAGCGACACGATGGATGAATTGCTGGATGAACTGAAGCGGTACAGGGAAAGGGCGGCGAAATTCTGA
- a CDS encoding pirin family protein: protein MIRIIPSEERYTADHGWLTTRHSFSFAEYYDPNNLHFGPLRVFNDDIVQPGKGFGMHPHADMEIISYVIDGVLEHRDSMGNQGLIRAGEVQRMTAGTGIFHSEYNHSHERPVHFLQIWFYPERRGLTPSWEQASFPREAQHNRLLPVVSGKPREGALSIHQDVTVYLAQLDAGRSLTHEQEDGRLMYLFLIEGCVKLNGEHTLKAGDTARITDLSRIVITAGENAHFMLMDLASLD from the coding sequence ATGATTCGCATTATTCCATCTGAAGAAAGATATACGGCCGACCACGGTTGGTTGACGACACGGCACAGTTTCTCGTTTGCGGAGTATTACGACCCGAACAATCTTCATTTCGGACCGCTCCGTGTGTTTAACGACGATATCGTGCAGCCGGGAAAAGGGTTCGGTATGCACCCTCACGCGGATATGGAAATCATCAGCTATGTGATCGACGGTGTGTTGGAACACCGGGACAGCATGGGTAACCAAGGTTTGATCCGCGCCGGTGAGGTACAACGGATGACGGCGGGAACGGGCATTTTCCATTCGGAGTACAATCACTCCCATGAACGACCGGTCCATTTTCTGCAAATCTGGTTTTATCCTGAACGCAGGGGTTTGACCCCTTCCTGGGAACAAGCATCTTTCCCCAGAGAAGCGCAACACAACCGGTTGCTGCCGGTTGTCTCCGGTAAACCTCGGGAAGGTGCACTGTCGATCCATCAGGATGTCACGGTGTATCTGGCGCAGTTGGATGCGGGGCGTTCATTGACGCATGAACAGGAAGACGGACGCTTGATGTATCTGTTTCTGATTGAAGGATGCGTAAAATTGAACGGGGAACATACGTTGAAAGCGGGAGATACGGCCCGTATCACTGATCTCTCCCGCATCGTGATCACGGCTGGGGAAAATGCGCATTTCATGCTGATGGATTTGGCGTCTTTGGATTAA